The Deinococcus sp. AJ005 genome includes a window with the following:
- a CDS encoding L-rhamnose mutarotase — protein sequence MSHPAQPQRVCFLLQVRPERLAEYRERHRAVWPEMLAALSETGWHNYSLFLKDDGLLVGYFETPDLNAARESMAQREINARWQSEMAPFFVALNGNPDEGFLQLEEVFHLA from the coding sequence ATGTCTCATCCTGCCCAACCACAACGGGTCTGTTTTCTGCTCCAGGTGCGCCCGGAGCGCCTCGCGGAGTACCGGGAACGCCACCGCGCGGTGTGGCCGGAGATGCTCGCGGCCCTGAGCGAAACGGGCTGGCACAACTACTCGCTGTTCCTGAAAGACGACGGCCTGCTGGTGGGCTATTTCGAGACGCCCGATCTGAACGCCGCCCGCGAAAGCATGGCCCAGCGCGAAATAAACGCCCGCTGGCAAAGCGAGATGGCCCCGTTTTTCGTGGCGCTGAACGGCAACCCGGACGAGGGCTTCCTGCAACTGGAAGAGGTGTTTCACCTTGCCTGA